In Stenotrophomonas sp. 169, one DNA window encodes the following:
- a CDS encoding pilus assembly protein, producing MNNRLRPLLPVFLLLALPAHANLTVHPMRTTVDGTRGTQIRVYSQSAQPQYVQASLRQIVDPADEGEHEIEVSPDQAAIAITPGKFALSGGGNRLIRVIPLQPVTHETAYRVYFEGVRGNEESATEVIEGAQAKVGLSLIWGALVNVLPADGVVEVQLQADHLRNTGTLRLGITSIADCQDTRCTAHDVSRSLYPGSHLNLPFPRVAGHTVQLRYRLSRDGYREHLTTLSP from the coding sequence ATGAACAACCGCCTGCGACCCTTGCTGCCGGTGTTTCTGCTGCTCGCGCTGCCCGCTCATGCCAACCTCACCGTGCACCCGATGCGGACCACGGTGGACGGCACGCGGGGCACGCAGATCCGGGTTTATTCGCAATCCGCACAGCCTCAGTATGTCCAGGCTTCGCTCCGGCAGATCGTCGACCCGGCCGACGAGGGCGAGCATGAAATAGAGGTGTCGCCGGACCAGGCCGCCATTGCGATCACGCCGGGAAAATTCGCGCTGTCCGGCGGGGGCAATCGACTGATACGGGTCATCCCACTACAACCGGTCACCCACGAGACGGCTTACCGCGTCTACTTCGAAGGCGTGCGTGGAAACGAGGAAAGCGCGACCGAAGTGATAGAGGGAGCACAGGCGAAGGTGGGGCTGAGCCTGATATGGGGCGCGCTGGTCAATGTGCTGCCGGCCGACGGCGTGGTCGAGGTGCAGCTGCAGGCTGACCACCTGCGCAACACGGGCACGCTGCGTCTGGGCATCACCAGCATCGCCGACTGCCAGGACACGCGGTGCACTGCCCATGATGTGTCGCGCAGCCTGTATCCGGGCAGCCACCTGAACCTCCCGTTCCCACGGGTGGCAGGCCACACGGTACAGCTGCGCTACCGGCTCAGTCGCGACGGGTATCGTGAGCATTTGACGACGCTGTCGCCCTGA